In Opitutus sp., one genomic interval encodes:
- a CDS encoding PAS domain S-box protein, giving the protein MLRLSSARYSFMQIAGSVTLSVGALILAGWAAGIEGLITFGFQGKPMTANTAIGFMLCGAAMLGFQTIRKRLCLATPPIIFALVALALAALGEQASDLNLGIDELLFHDPYTIPPLAPGHMAPNAAAGFILTAAALWLLRRPHALERWRPWLLGGLGFSVAMLGTAAVLGYLTGFRGFYSWWQLRAMSVPTSLLFMLQGVTIIGFTFGETGVRWLLGRWLLGGMALGLAFIVAAAVYSRSINEQLSHAAAGVAHTLKIEAKIRQLETAIEGKTVSLQGYIQTDNATLLQRTTQSLSTIRSVLAELRGLAADNAELQTRLDRTEQLINERGEFINRLITGRQSSARGAPAGPDPTLGASLLGEQIRAQLEDVIAYADRLLASQQARAALLRERSSSILPIEILLMTLLTITVLLRLNAEAAEHARHVDQLILSEGLKTSILNSMPSEIALLNPAGVIVAVNEPWLRFARERGAPAESRIGVGANYLDVCSKAIADKEPYAAEARTGIQDVLHGTRAEFQLEYPCPSPTQSYWYLLHATSLQGGVGGALVAHLDITARKQAEEALHKSEAMYRSLLFNLEAGIVVHAPDTSIVMNNTKAAELLGLSDDQLRGKRAIDPAWQFTDKNNTPLTLDHYPVNQVLSTKKPIKNQILGIHRPGETKPVWVLVNGFPERDDQGNITEILISFIDITARKEAEAQIRVLNAELEQRVADRTAELNAANTNIQQLNADLTARASKLEVVNKELESFSYSVSHDLRAPLRAIDGYARMAIEDCAGLLDANGRRQLNVIRDEAQRMSRLIDDLLSFSRISRQQTEPVSIDMHAMAQDVYNELIKLESGRTVQVNLQELPAAEGTPAMIRQVWVNLISNALKFTRKRPVATIEIGAQVDANGEWVYHVKDNGAGFDMRHVDKLFGVFQRLHNQPDFEGTGVGLALVQRILQRHGGRIWAEAEVDKGACFYFTLPLPTAAPVPAMAMAGDSK; this is encoded by the coding sequence TTGCTGCGCCTTTCGTCTGCCCGTTACTCGTTCATGCAGATTGCTGGCAGCGTCACGCTGAGCGTCGGAGCGCTCATTTTGGCAGGTTGGGCGGCGGGCATAGAGGGCCTGATCACCTTCGGCTTTCAGGGCAAACCCATGACGGCCAATACTGCGATTGGCTTCATGCTGTGCGGTGCCGCGATGCTCGGATTCCAAACGATCCGAAAACGCCTGTGCCTGGCGACGCCACCCATTATATTTGCACTCGTTGCGCTGGCACTGGCCGCCCTTGGCGAACAGGCCTCAGACCTTAACCTCGGCATTGACGAACTGCTTTTCCACGACCCCTACACCATTCCTCCGCTTGCACCCGGACACATGGCCCCCAATGCGGCAGCGGGGTTCATACTCACGGCTGCGGCGCTCTGGCTCCTGCGCCGGCCACACGCGCTGGAGCGCTGGAGGCCATGGCTACTCGGCGGACTGGGATTCTCCGTAGCGATGCTGGGGACCGCCGCGGTGCTGGGTTATCTGACCGGTTTCCGCGGATTCTATAGTTGGTGGCAACTCAGAGCGATGTCCGTGCCCACCTCCCTGCTTTTTATGCTTCAGGGCGTGACCATCATCGGCTTCACCTTCGGGGAAACCGGCGTTCGCTGGCTGCTCGGCCGGTGGCTGCTGGGCGGCATGGCCCTAGGGCTGGCCTTCATCGTGGCCGCCGCAGTCTACTCTCGAAGCATCAACGAACAGTTGTCCCATGCCGCCGCAGGCGTGGCGCACACGCTAAAAATCGAGGCCAAGATCCGCCAACTGGAAACCGCAATCGAGGGCAAAACCGTCAGCCTGCAAGGCTATATCCAAACCGACAACGCAACCCTGCTCCAACGCACCACCCAGTCGTTAAGCACCATCCGAAGCGTTTTAGCAGAACTGCGCGGCCTGGCGGCGGACAACGCAGAGCTGCAAACCCGACTCGACCGCACCGAACAGCTGATCAACGAACGCGGCGAATTCATCAACCGGCTCATCACCGGGCGGCAGTCGAGTGCCCGCGGCGCACCCGCCGGGCCCGATCCGACGTTGGGTGCCAGCCTGCTGGGCGAGCAAATCCGCGCCCAACTCGAAGACGTCATTGCTTATGCAGACCGGTTACTCGCTTCCCAACAGGCTCGCGCCGCGCTCCTGCGCGAGCGCTCGTCCTCGATTCTGCCCATCGAGATACTGCTGATGACCCTGCTGACGATCACCGTGCTGCTGCGGCTGAATGCCGAGGCCGCCGAGCACGCTCGGCATGTGGATCAACTCATTCTAAGCGAAGGATTAAAGACTTCTATCCTCAACTCCATGCCCTCGGAAATCGCCCTGCTTAACCCGGCCGGGGTCATCGTGGCGGTGAACGAGCCGTGGCTGCGCTTCGCACGTGAACGAGGCGCTCCCGCAGAAAGCAGGATTGGGGTGGGCGCAAACTACCTTGATGTCTGCAGCAAAGCGATCGCTGACAAAGAGCCCTACGCGGCCGAGGCACGCACAGGCATTCAAGACGTGCTCCATGGCACGCGCGCTGAGTTTCAACTGGAGTACCCCTGCCCAAGCCCGACGCAGTCCTACTGGTACCTGCTGCACGCCACGTCACTGCAGGGCGGAGTGGGCGGGGCGCTCGTCGCCCACCTCGACATCACCGCGCGCAAACAGGCCGAGGAAGCGCTGCATAAGAGCGAGGCCATGTACCGCAGCCTTCTGTTTAATCTGGAGGCCGGAATCGTCGTCCATGCGCCGGACACCTCCATTGTGATGAATAACACAAAAGCCGCTGAACTACTGGGCCTCAGCGACGATCAACTGCGCGGGAAACGGGCAATCGATCCGGCGTGGCAATTTACCGATAAAAATAACACGCCACTGACCCTTGATCACTACCCTGTTAACCAGGTTTTAAGCACTAAAAAGCCGATTAAGAACCAAATCCTCGGAATTCACCGCCCAGGCGAAACCAAGCCGGTCTGGGTACTCGTCAATGGATTCCCTGAACGCGATGACCAGGGAAACATCACGGAAATCCTAATCAGTTTTATCGACATCACCGCGCGCAAAGAAGCTGAAGCTCAGATCCGCGTGCTCAATGCAGAACTAGAGCAGCGTGTCGCGGATCGCACGGCCGAGCTCAACGCCGCCAACACCAACATCCAACAGCTCAACGCCGATCTCACCGCCCGCGCCTCCAAGCTGGAGGTAGTCAACAAGGAGCTGGAATCCTTCAGCTATTCGGTCTCGCACGACCTGCGCGCACCGTTGCGGGCGATCGATGGGTATGCGCGCATGGCGATCGAGGATTGCGCCGGGTTGCTTGACGCCAATGGCCGCCGTCAGCTCAACGTCATTCGCGATGAGGCACAGCGCATGAGCCGATTGATCGACGACCTGCTATCGTTTTCTCGGATCAGCCGTCAGCAAACCGAGCCGGTGTCGATCGACATGCACGCTATGGCTCAAGACGTTTATAACGAATTAATTAAATTAGAAAGTGGCCGGACCGTGCAGGTAAACCTGCAAGAACTGCCTGCGGCGGAGGGCACCCCAGCGATGATCCGGCAGGTGTGGGTCAACCTGATCAGTAACGCGCTCAAATTCACCCGTAAACGGCCGGTCGCCACGATCGAAATTGGGGCGCAGGTGGATGCGAACGGGGAATGGGTTTATCACGTCAAAGACAACGGGGCGGGCTTCGACATGCGCCATGTGGACAAGCTCTTTGGGGTATTTCAACGCCTGCACAACCAGCCGGACTTTGAGGGAACGGGAGTCGGATTGGCGCTGGTGCAACGCATCCTGCAACGCCACGGCGGGCGCATTTGGGCCGAGGCCGAGGTGGATAAGGGAGCCTGTTTTTATTTCACCCTACCGCTTCCCACGGCGGCACCGGTGCCGGCGATGGCGATGGCCGGAGACAGCAAGTAA
- the lptD gene encoding LPS assembly protein LptD: MTRRLLPVLLLISASLVQGAPNLPQITASRTEITDAGTVFTGSARLDYDGSILLADQISYDPKTQIARAVGRVSFTRGPQTAAPSRAANPRDRAKPLAQTTPQRLLADELTYNLADRTYTVKNVRLGQDPIFISGSSVQGGPDKIVIRDAVVSLSEPSSISPTLRGSTVTYVPGDQIQAKSARVGIGATPLIPMSAFTQSVNDPLLSHMKARVGYGSRLGGELELGLLMPVNRMFKLGGELDFYTNRGVMFGPAADYELDNANTTVKGSLRSGFINDSGKRDNDILGNPIQANRSFVEWEHYQTVGDNVTLLGQVNYWSDSEVTRDFRPKEFEKTQTPDNFLESYYTGDNYVISAFTRFQPNDYHVVQRRLPEIRFDGLPVEAGSGIYHRVNASLAVLEDTSLTAPTNTVNQVDRFDTYYGLTRPFTPSEWFSIKPVAGTRFTYYDRAQAPRSDYARGLAEAGFDAELQASSTYDYKNERWDIDGLRHVVKPYVSYRAIGNADQGSNTAIPAIDRTVFATGLQPLGLADRRDIDTLGKTNTVRLGVNNAVQTRDRNYASRNLAELDVAGDWRFDRTTGQDSLSAIQSQLTLTPAKWFSYDVYTNVSPDDLTIEEINTGVTFKDAGVWSVRVGTNVMESNPRDSSTLTNTKGGIGEYTLDTHYFINEVYEAILNLRYDELGGRFTYKAITLRQNIRNLWFINYALAFSEGDSRAGSTSIKVSVELANF, translated from the coding sequence GTGACCAGACGCCTCCTCCCCGTCCTTCTTCTTATCAGTGCCAGCCTCGTGCAAGGTGCCCCCAACCTGCCGCAAATCACTGCCAGCCGCACCGAGATCACCGATGCCGGCACGGTGTTCACGGGCAGCGCGCGCCTCGATTACGACGGCTCGATCTTGCTCGCCGATCAAATCTCCTACGACCCCAAGACCCAAATCGCCCGCGCCGTGGGTCGCGTTTCCTTCACCCGTGGGCCGCAGACCGCCGCCCCGTCCCGAGCCGCCAACCCGCGTGACCGGGCCAAACCGCTCGCTCAGACCACCCCGCAGCGCCTGCTCGCCGACGAACTCACCTACAATCTGGCCGACCGCACCTATACGGTGAAAAACGTCCGCCTCGGCCAGGACCCCATTTTTATCAGCGGCAGCAGCGTCCAGGGCGGCCCCGACAAAATCGTTATCCGTGACGCGGTCGTGAGCTTATCGGAACCCAGTTCCATCTCACCAACCCTGCGCGGCTCGACGGTGACCTACGTGCCCGGCGACCAAATCCAGGCCAAAAGCGCACGCGTGGGCATCGGCGCCACGCCCCTCATCCCGATGTCGGCGTTCACCCAGTCGGTCAACGACCCGCTGCTCAGCCACATGAAGGCCCGCGTCGGCTACGGTTCGCGCTTGGGCGGCGAACTCGAACTGGGCCTGCTCATGCCGGTCAACCGCATGTTCAAACTCGGTGGCGAACTCGACTTCTACACCAATCGCGGTGTCATGTTCGGCCCCGCCGCCGACTACGAACTCGATAACGCCAACACCACCGTGAAGGGCTCCCTGCGCAGCGGTTTCATCAACGACAGCGGCAAACGCGACAACGACATCCTCGGCAACCCTATCCAGGCCAACCGCAGTTTTGTCGAATGGGAACACTACCAGACCGTCGGCGACAACGTCACCCTGCTCGGCCAGGTTAACTACTGGTCCGACTCCGAGGTCACCCGCGATTTCCGCCCCAAGGAGTTCGAAAAGACCCAGACCCCCGACAACTTCCTCGAAAGCTACTACACGGGCGACAACTACGTCATCTCGGCGTTCACCCGCTTTCAACCCAACGACTACCACGTCGTGCAGCGCCGCCTGCCCGAAATCCGCTTCGACGGTCTGCCCGTTGAGGCCGGCTCCGGCATCTACCACCGCGTCAACGCCAGCCTCGCCGTACTCGAAGACACCTCGCTGACCGCCCCGACCAACACGGTTAACCAGGTTGACCGCTTCGACACCTACTACGGCCTCACCCGCCCCTTCACCCCGAGTGAGTGGTTCTCGATCAAACCGGTGGCCGGCACCCGTTTCACCTACTACGACCGCGCGCAGGCCCCGCGCAGCGACTACGCCCGCGGTCTCGCCGAGGCTGGCTTCGACGCCGAGCTGCAAGCCAGCTCCACCTACGACTACAAAAACGAGCGCTGGGACATCGACGGCCTGCGCCACGTGGTCAAACCCTACGTTTCCTACCGCGCCATCGGTAACGCCGACCAAGGCTCCAACACCGCCATCCCCGCGATCGACCGCACCGTCTTCGCCACCGGCCTGCAACCCCTCGGCCTGGCCGACCGCCGCGACATCGACACCTTGGGCAAGACCAACACCGTGCGTCTCGGTGTGAACAACGCCGTGCAGACCCGCGACCGCAACTACGCCTCGCGCAACCTCGCCGAGCTCGACGTGGCCGGCGACTGGCGCTTCGACCGCACCACCGGCCAGGACAGCCTCTCCGCCATCCAAAGCCAGCTCACGCTCACGCCCGCGAAGTGGTTCAGCTACGATGTCTACACCAACGTCTCGCCCGACGACCTCACCATCGAGGAAATCAACACCGGCGTGACCTTCAAAGACGCCGGCGTCTGGTCGGTTCGCGTGGGTACCAACGTCATGGAGTCCAACCCTCGCGACTCCTCCACCCTGACCAACACCAAAGGCGGGATCGGTGAGTACACCTTGGACACGCACTACTTCATCAACGAGGTGTACGAGGCCATCCTGAACCTGCGCTACGACGAGCTCGGCGGCCGCTTCACCTACAAGGCTATCACCCTGCGCCAGAACATCCGCAATCTCTGGTTCATCAACTACGCACTCGCCTTCAGCGAAGGCGACTCGCGAGCCGGCAGCACCAGCATCAAGGTCAGCGTCGAACTGGCCAATTTCTGA
- a CDS encoding transposase — MPPFLPPEKAHPEGESENPDHKATPSDAAEVLIVDTPGGRFRAQFAPELPVSPLGALVFFTQYLCATGGFEALVADTPLCYSSNRAHRPRDVIGTLLLGMLSGHYRYAHLAALRGDDIAPSLLGLKSIVSEDCVRRALARIGAEQGQDWLRRHLDQTCHGFLDNQWILDIDVTIKPIYGRQEGASIGYNPQKPGRPSHAYHTYWIATLRLCLDVEVHPGDQSAAGHGFAGLWALIDRLPAERRPHLLRGDCAYGQEALLSEAEARKLNYLFKLRRTAKARELVAALERTTTTAWTDAGQGWQGCESCLRLQGWNRARRVVVLRRRLNDQRHPRARRRLVREQADHALLLNIPDAAACEPIIYEHQILVTSLPYEILTLATLYRERGGAENPFDELKNQWSWSGFTSQELNSCQHAARLAALVYNWWTLYHRLLQPGQHHEAVSTRPRLLCGATRQSEHSGQRRLDVRLSHAEAPRLSELITKLARWLHGILHNAEQWSVAQRWGQIVARILQENFPVLGPEPPLATAPS; from the coding sequence ATGCCGCCGTTTTTACCGCCGGAAAAAGCTCACCCCGAGGGTGAGTCAGAAAACCCTGATCACAAGGCAACGCCAAGCGATGCCGCCGAGGTGTTGATTGTGGATACACCCGGAGGACGTTTTCGTGCGCAGTTCGCCCCAGAGTTGCCGGTGAGCCCCTTGGGGGCACTGGTGTTTTTCACGCAGTACTTGTGTGCGACAGGAGGCTTCGAGGCACTGGTTGCGGACACGCCGCTTTGTTACAGCAGCAACCGCGCACACCGCCCTCGCGACGTGATTGGAACCCTGCTTTTGGGGATGCTCTCCGGGCACTATCGCTACGCGCACCTCGCGGCCCTGCGCGGCGACGACATTGCCCCGAGCCTGCTCGGACTTAAGTCGATTGTCAGCGAGGATTGTGTGCGCCGGGCGCTGGCTCGCATCGGTGCCGAGCAGGGGCAGGACTGGTTGCGGCGTCACCTCGACCAAACCTGTCATGGGTTTTTGGATAACCAGTGGATCCTCGACATCGATGTCACCATCAAGCCCATCTATGGACGTCAGGAAGGTGCCAGCATCGGCTATAACCCGCAAAAGCCCGGACGCCCCAGCCACGCCTACCACACCTACTGGATCGCCACCTTGCGCCTGTGTCTGGACGTGGAGGTGCACCCCGGCGATCAATCCGCCGCCGGACATGGTTTTGCGGGGCTGTGGGCGCTCATCGACCGACTGCCAGCCGAGCGCCGGCCCCATCTTTTGCGCGGTGACTGCGCCTATGGCCAGGAGGCGCTGCTCAGTGAAGCTGAAGCGCGTAAACTCAACTATTTGTTCAAACTGCGCCGCACCGCCAAGGCCCGCGAGCTGGTGGCCGCGCTTGAACGCACCACCACCACCGCTTGGACCGACGCCGGACAAGGCTGGCAGGGCTGCGAAAGCTGCCTGCGCCTGCAAGGCTGGAACCGGGCCCGACGTGTGGTGGTCTTGCGCCGTCGCCTCAACGACCAACGCCACCCCCGGGCCCGCCGCCGCCTCGTGCGCGAGCAAGCCGACCACGCTTTGCTGCTGAACATCCCCGACGCGGCCGCCTGCGAGCCGATCATCTACGAACATCAGATCCTCGTTACGAGCCTGCCCTACGAGATCCTTACCCTTGCCACCCTGTATCGGGAACGTGGGGGCGCGGAAAACCCCTTCGACGAGCTCAAGAACCAGTGGAGCTGGTCGGGGTTTACCTCCCAGGAGCTAAACTCCTGTCAGCACGCCGCGCGTTTGGCCGCACTGGTTTACAACTGGTGGACGCTCTATCACCGCCTGCTTCAACCCGGTCAGCACCACGAGGCGGTGAGTACACGTCCCCGTCTGCTCTGCGGAGCGACCCGGCAGAGCGAACACTCCGGTCAACGCCGCCTGGACGTGCGCTTGAGCCATGCCGAGGCACCTCGCCTGAGTGAACTCATCACAAAGCTGGCCAGATGGTTACATGGTATCCTTCATAATGCGGAGCAATGGAGTGTCGCCCAGCGCTGGGGGCAAATCGTAGCGAGGATTTTACAGGAAAACTTCCCTGTACTCGGCCCTGAACCGCCTTTGGCCACCGCCCCAAGCTGA
- the ppc gene encoding phosphoenolpyruvate carboxylase, whose amino-acid sequence MARTPVSRSSTAPNELAQLRTEIRTLGDALGRVITQLEGADTLATVERLRTLSKSARTGNASAAPALSETIAGLSPSEAFNQAMAFTLYFELVNIAEENFRILLLRRRRAARLRADAKSPDALPIRESIEAGVLELKKRGVDAAAMQKLVDQISIDLVFTAHPTESKRRTLLAKLQTLAETLRQRANPEVNGLASSDPAGLEREIACLWLTDRSRTARPEVADEARTGLWYLDSTLYKTLPRLHADMERALKLHYPSVTPPARWLTFGSWIGGDRDGNPNVNARVTADILALHRRIAVKKMHDCVYSLLHNLTVSDLRDSISPAVSRLIKESRYLSTYVAQLSSSYPHEPYRLLLGGLCERLKVEGGQFPNGALLIPENADDEPSLPVAALKETLDAIHNSLKHGRGALLAGGELQELRHQVEIFGLHASHLDLRQHSSHHEAAVAELLDRADYPKLPEATKRELLAAAIDNARHLGATSLSKLSAPTRNVIDPLRVAALASAKFGPDALGIYIISMTDAVSDILEVVYLMKLTKANLPIAPLFETLDDLNLAPEVLGTLFTHPAYAPVLEAGGDHQHVMLGYSDSNKDCGYLTANWALYKAQETITAVCREHAVRVTLFHGRGGSIARGGGPAAKAILAQPIGLRDGGIRVTEQGEVLSTRYHDADLAHRILEQMAYGVLLGSHAAQAPFVPPAEWTDAMETMSAAGFAAYEKLVHKDPEFLLFWKQATPIDEISNLKFGSRPTFRRNTTSVDDLRAIPWVFSWMQSRFNFPGWYGLGSALDSVLQRGPKGKKLLRTLHAEWPFFQTLIDNAQLTMRKADMGIAELYAGLVDDKSIRARIFGILMDEFNRTERAILEITGQKKLLSSEPVLLKSVELRNPYIDPLNYLQVEMMRRLRGGKLSKAEDESTRAVVELTINGISGGLKNTG is encoded by the coding sequence ATGGCCCGCACTCCTGTTTCCCGCTCCTCGACCGCCCCCAACGAACTTGCCCAGCTCCGCACGGAGATTCGTACCTTGGGAGACGCGCTCGGCCGGGTGATCACCCAGCTGGAGGGGGCCGATACGCTGGCGACCGTTGAGCGCTTGCGCACGTTGTCCAAGTCCGCGCGCACCGGCAATGCCTCCGCCGCCCCGGCTCTCAGTGAAACCATCGCGGGCCTGTCGCCCAGCGAAGCGTTCAACCAGGCGATGGCCTTCACGCTCTACTTTGAATTGGTGAACATCGCCGAGGAAAATTTCCGCATCCTGCTGTTGCGCAGACGCCGCGCCGCCCGCCTGCGTGCCGACGCCAAGTCGCCCGATGCGCTCCCTATTCGCGAATCGATCGAGGCTGGTGTGCTCGAATTGAAAAAACGCGGCGTCGATGCCGCCGCTATGCAGAAGCTCGTTGACCAGATTTCCATCGATCTGGTTTTCACCGCGCATCCGACCGAGTCCAAGCGCCGCACGCTGTTGGCCAAACTCCAAACCCTGGCGGAAACCTTGCGCCAGCGCGCCAATCCTGAGGTCAACGGCCTCGCCTCATCCGATCCGGCCGGTCTTGAGCGCGAAATCGCCTGCCTCTGGCTGACCGATCGCAGCCGCACCGCCCGCCCCGAGGTGGCCGACGAGGCGCGCACCGGTCTCTGGTACCTCGACTCGACCCTGTATAAGACCTTGCCCCGCCTGCATGCCGACATGGAGCGTGCGCTCAAGCTGCATTATCCCAGCGTCACCCCACCGGCCCGCTGGTTAACCTTCGGCTCCTGGATCGGCGGCGACCGCGATGGCAACCCCAACGTCAATGCCCGCGTGACTGCCGACATTCTTGCGCTCCACCGGCGCATCGCGGTCAAAAAGATGCACGACTGCGTTTATAGCCTGCTGCATAACCTCACGGTTTCAGACCTCCGAGATTCCATTTCCCCGGCGGTGAGCCGGCTCATTAAAGAGAGCCGTTATCTGTCCACCTACGTGGCGCAACTCAGCAGTAGTTACCCGCATGAGCCTTACCGTCTTTTGCTGGGTGGTTTGTGTGAACGACTGAAGGTGGAGGGCGGCCAGTTCCCCAACGGGGCTTTGCTGATTCCGGAAAACGCCGACGATGAGCCCTCCTTGCCGGTTGCGGCACTCAAGGAGACACTCGATGCCATCCACAACAGCCTCAAGCACGGTCGCGGCGCACTGCTCGCTGGCGGTGAATTACAAGAATTGCGCCACCAGGTGGAAATTTTCGGCCTGCATGCCAGCCACCTCGATCTGCGCCAACACTCGAGTCATCACGAGGCTGCGGTTGCCGAGCTGCTCGACCGTGCGGATTACCCGAAACTTCCCGAGGCAACGAAACGCGAACTGCTTGCCGCCGCCATCGATAACGCGCGCCACCTCGGCGCGACCTCGCTTAGCAAGCTCTCCGCTCCCACGCGCAACGTGATCGATCCGCTTCGTGTCGCCGCTCTGGCCTCCGCCAAGTTCGGCCCGGACGCCCTCGGTATCTATATTATCAGTATGACGGACGCTGTTTCCGACATATTGGAGGTGGTTTACCTGATGAAGCTCACCAAGGCGAACCTGCCCATCGCCCCGTTGTTCGAAACCCTCGACGACCTCAATCTGGCTCCCGAGGTGCTGGGCACGTTGTTTACGCACCCCGCCTACGCGCCGGTGCTGGAGGCCGGCGGCGACCACCAGCATGTTATGCTCGGCTACTCCGACTCAAACAAGGACTGCGGCTACCTCACCGCCAATTGGGCTCTCTACAAGGCGCAGGAAACCATCACCGCAGTGTGCCGCGAGCACGCGGTGCGCGTGACCCTTTTTCACGGCCGTGGTGGCAGTATCGCCCGTGGCGGTGGCCCGGCCGCCAAGGCGATTCTCGCCCAACCCATCGGCCTGCGCGATGGCGGCATCCGTGTCACCGAACAGGGCGAGGTGCTCTCGACGCGTTACCACGATGCCGACTTGGCGCACCGCATCCTGGAGCAGATGGCCTATGGCGTTCTGCTTGGATCCCATGCCGCTCAAGCCCCCTTCGTGCCCCCGGCGGAATGGACCGACGCGATGGAAACGATGAGCGCCGCCGGCTTTGCCGCCTACGAAAAGCTCGTGCACAAAGACCCCGAGTTCCTCCTGTTCTGGAAACAGGCAACTCCGATCGACGAGATCAGCAACCTCAAGTTTGGCTCCCGCCCCACCTTCCGCCGCAACACCACCAGCGTCGACGACCTGCGCGCCATTCCCTGGGTGTTTTCGTGGATGCAGAGCCGGTTCAACTTCCCTGGCTGGTACGGCCTTGGTTCGGCCCTCGACTCCGTGCTCCAGCGCGGACCCAAGGGTAAAAAGCTGCTCCGTACCCTGCACGCCGAATGGCCGTTTTTTCAAACGCTCATCGACAACGCACAACTCACCATGCGCAAGGCCGACATGGGAATCGCCGAGCTTTACGCCGGTTTGGTCGACGATAAGTCCATCCGCGCGCGCATCTTCGGTATCCTGATGGATGAGTTTAACCGCACTGAACGCGCGATTTTGGAAATTACCGGCCAAAAGAAACTCCTCTCCAGTGAGCCGGTGCTGCTCAAGTCGGTCGAGCTGCGCAACCCGTACATCGATCCGCTCAACTATTTACAGGTCGAGATGATGCGCCGACTGCGAGGCGGTAAACTGAGTAAGGCCGAGGACGAGTCCACGCGCGCCGTCGTCGAGCTAACAATTAACGGAATTTCCGGCGGATTGAAGAACACCGGTTGA
- a CDS encoding RsmB/NOP family class I SAM-dependent RNA methyltransferase codes for MTDRPASAAPAASQGRVFLTLFAALRPHVTTDRNLPSRLQQLLAREKRFGSRDRRLYRELLYTALRHLPWIDARLAASPDEAVRATAWLTTDTPATHAFRAHWTAGWPETPTSVADKALHLQADPAALLPEWFAAHCPAAFIAPTLDTLHTRAPLWIRMQTDDPAPVLAEFATRGWPVRPSPILPAALEVLTEADLTTTDAYAQGLIEIQDLGSQLLLATLDPAPTGLWLDACAGAGGKTLQLARLIGTTGRVDAYDIRAKALDELGARAARARMANIRILSGAPSASYDGVLVDAPCSGTGTWRRSPHLKYCTTPSTLRDAAVLQRELLDRHSARVRTGGLLVYATCSLSREENEDIVTAFLGNHPEFTAAAPARTLLPSDYNTDGYFVAPLRRA; via the coding sequence ATGACCGATCGTCCCGCATCCGCCGCTCCCGCCGCCAGCCAAGGCAGGGTTTTCCTCACGCTCTTCGCCGCCCTTCGTCCGCACGTCACCACCGACCGCAACCTGCCCTCGCGCCTGCAACAACTGCTCGCCCGCGAAAAACGCTTCGGCAGCCGCGACCGCCGCCTCTACCGCGAATTGCTCTACACCGCGCTCCGCCACCTGCCGTGGATCGACGCCCGCCTCGCCGCCTCGCCCGACGAGGCCGTCCGCGCCACCGCCTGGCTCACCACCGACACGCCCGCCACCCACGCCTTCCGCGCCCACTGGACCGCCGGCTGGCCGGAAACCCCAACAAGCGTCGCCGACAAAGCCCTACACCTCCAAGCCGATCCCGCCGCGTTGTTACCCGAATGGTTCGCCGCACATTGCCCGGCCGCCTTCATCGCACCCACGCTCGACACCCTGCACACCCGCGCCCCGTTGTGGATCCGCATGCAGACCGACGACCCGGCGCCGGTTCTGGCCGAATTCGCCACCCGCGGCTGGCCCGTGCGCCCCTCCCCGATCCTGCCCGCCGCGCTCGAAGTGCTCACCGAGGCCGACCTCACCACCACCGATGCCTACGCCCAAGGCCTGATTGAGATTCAAGACCTTGGTTCGCAACTGCTCCTCGCCACCCTCGACCCGGCGCCCACCGGCCTGTGGCTCGACGCCTGCGCCGGCGCCGGCGGCAAAACCTTGCAGCTTGCCCGCCTGATCGGCACCACCGGCCGGGTCGACGCCTATGACATCCGCGCCAAGGCTCTCGACGAACTCGGGGCCCGTGCCGCCCGCGCCCGCATGGCCAACATCCGCATCCTCTCCGGCGCGCCCAGCGCCAGCTACGACGGCGTGCTGGTCGACGCCCCGTGCAGCGGCACCGGCACCTGGCGCCGCTCGCCCCACCTCAAATATTGCACCACCCCGAGCACGCTGCGGGACGCGGCCGTGTTGCAACGCGAGTTACTCGACCGCCACTCGGCCCGAGTGCGCACCGGCGGCCTGCTCGTTTACGCCACCTGCTCGCTCAGCCGCGAGGAAAACGAAGACATCGTCACGGCGTTTTTGGGCAATCACCCCGAGTTCACCGCCGCCGCGCCCGCACGCACCCTGTTGCCCTCGGATTACAACACCGACGGCTACTTCGTCGCCCCGCTGCGCCGCGCCTGA